One window from the genome of Rubrobacter naiadicus encodes:
- a CDS encoding phosphatidate cytidylyltransferase, protein MLRWRLATALILLPVIAGVIAAGRWVILAALVVVAVIAAYEVSQALPPFPFSAGVVAGLGPVVLSGPFGVSGALGGSLLVLPVTLAILLERRGARTPLVLLAGFMMALWVGVPLAYVGLLAGLPHGRLLVVLLLVGSWASDSGAYFTGLLVGRRLLAPEVSPKKTVEGAVGGLVAATVLVGVGASHFLGLGLWQSFVAGGVISVFGQAGDLFESSVKRILGIKDLGRLLPGHGGMLDRVDSLLFAAPVLYYLVVLAS, encoded by the coding sequence TTGCTCCGGTGGCGGCTCGCCACCGCGCTCATCCTGCTTCCGGTGATAGCCGGGGTGATCGCCGCCGGCCGGTGGGTGATCCTGGCGGCGCTCGTCGTCGTGGCCGTCATCGCGGCGTACGAGGTCTCCCAGGCCCTGCCTCCCTTCCCTTTCTCGGCCGGGGTGGTCGCCGGGCTCGGACCGGTGGTGCTCTCCGGTCCTTTCGGGGTTTCTGGGGCGCTCGGCGGCAGCCTGCTCGTGCTTCCGGTGACGCTCGCCATCCTGCTCGAGCGGCGCGGGGCGCGCACGCCCCTGGTCTTGCTCGCCGGGTTCATGATGGCGCTCTGGGTCGGGGTGCCGCTCGCCTATGTCGGGCTTCTGGCCGGGCTCCCCCACGGGCGTCTGCTGGTGGTTCTGCTGCTCGTCGGAAGTTGGGCCTCCGATTCGGGGGCGTACTTCACGGGGCTCCTCGTGGGCCGGCGGCTCCTGGCCCCGGAGGTGAGCCCCAAGAAGACCGTGGAGGGAGCCGTCGGCGGACTCGTCGCCGCCACCGTCCTGGTCGGCGTGGGGGCTTCGCACTTCCTCGGGCTCGGTCTCTGGCAGTCGTTCGTCGCGGGTGGGGTCATCTCGGTCTTCGGGCAGGCCGGAGACCTTTTCGAGTCCTCGGTCAAGAGAATCCTCGGGATAAAAGACCTCGGCAGGCTGCTGCCGGGGCACGGCGGCATGCTGGACAGGGTGGACAGCCTGCTCTTCGCCGCCCCGGTGCTCTACTACCTGGTCGTGCTGGCCTCGTAG
- the frr gene encoding ribosome recycling factor has protein sequence MSEVVDLTAAERRMKGAVEAVKREFGAVRTGRANPSLLDRVEVEAYGTKVPLKSLASISVPEPRLLSVTPFDPNSIKDIERAIRNSELGLNPQNDGKIIRIPIPELTEERRRELIRLVHHMAEEGRVAVRNIRRDEMKDIAELKKMGEISEDDERRAEEELQKLTNRYINRIDAALEEKEAELREV, from the coding sequence ATGTCTGAGGTTGTGGATCTCACGGCTGCGGAGAGGCGGATGAAAGGCGCCGTCGAGGCCGTGAAGCGAGAGTTCGGAGCGGTGCGCACCGGGCGCGCCAACCCCTCGTTGCTGGACAGGGTCGAGGTCGAGGCGTACGGCACGAAGGTTCCCCTGAAGAGCCTGGCCAGCATCAGCGTCCCCGAACCCCGCCTCCTGTCCGTCACCCCGTTCGACCCCAACTCGATAAAGGACATCGAGCGCGCGATACGCAACTCCGAGCTCGGCCTCAACCCGCAGAACGACGGCAAGATCATCCGCATACCCATCCCGGAGCTGACCGAGGAGCGCCGGCGCGAGTTGATCCGGCTCGTCCACCACATGGCCGAGGAGGGCCGGGTCGCGGTGCGCAACATCCGGCGCGACGAGATGAAGGACATCGCCGAGCTGAAGAAGATGGGTGAGATCTCCGAGGACGACGAGCGCCGGGCGGAGGAGGAGCTGCAGAAGCTCACCAACCGCTACATAAACCGCATAGACGCCGCGCTCGAGGAGAAAGAAGCCGAACTTCGGGAGGTTTGA
- the uppS gene encoding polyprenyl diphosphate synthase, which translates to MPARSEGGRGAVPRHVAIIMDGNGRWAKRRLLPRTAGHRAGVTVLTPLLETAGRMGVEFLTLYAFSTENWIRPESEVNTLMELFLETARSKVPELNERGARLRFMGRREKLPAAVCEAIEEAERLTAHNDRLNVYIALNYGGRSEIVDAARRIVADGVPPEELDEATFGRYLYAPEAPEVDLVIRTSGELRVSNFLLWQIAYAEFYVTETLWPDFSPEEFVKAIEWFGTRSRRRGGV; encoded by the coding sequence GTGCCCGCCCGTTCCGAGGGTGGACGGGGCGCGGTACCGCGGCATGTGGCGATAATCATGGACGGCAACGGTCGGTGGGCGAAGAGGAGGCTGCTGCCACGCACCGCCGGGCACCGGGCCGGGGTCACCGTGCTCACGCCGCTGCTCGAGACCGCCGGCAGGATGGGGGTGGAGTTCCTCACGCTGTACGCTTTCTCGACGGAGAACTGGATCCGCCCCGAATCCGAGGTGAACACGCTCATGGAGCTCTTTCTGGAGACGGCGCGCAGCAAGGTGCCGGAGCTCAACGAGCGTGGGGCGAGGCTGAGGTTCATGGGCAGGCGCGAAAAGCTTCCCGCCGCGGTGTGCGAGGCGATCGAAGAGGCGGAGCGCCTCACCGCGCACAACGACCGCCTGAACGTCTACATAGCGCTCAACTACGGCGGTCGCAGCGAGATAGTCGACGCCGCCCGGCGCATCGTGGCCGATGGGGTTCCCCCGGAGGAGCTCGACGAGGCGACCTTCGGGCGCTACCTCTACGCGCCGGAGGCCCCGGAGGTGGACCTCGTCATACGCACCAGCGGGGAGCTGAGGGTGTCGAACTTTCTGCTCTGGCAGATCGCCTACGCCGAGTTCTACGTCACGGAGACCCTCTGGCCGGACTTCTCGCCCGAGGAGTTCGTCAAAGCCATCGAGTGGTTCGGGACCAGGTCCCGGCGCCGGGGCGGGGTGTAG
- the tsf gene encoding translation elongation factor Ts, whose protein sequence is MASTIEKIKQLREETAAGMMDVKRALEESGGDIEAARRVLRERGQAAAEKKSGREAHEGLIEAYVHFNGRVGVLVEVNCETDFVARTPEFKEFARNIAMHIASMKPLCVSVDDIPEEALSEEREIVEKQVAEMGKPENIARQIVEGRLKKWASERALLTQPYVKDPGKTVEDLLKEQVQKLGENIVVRRFVRYEL, encoded by the coding sequence TTGGCGAGCACGATAGAGAAGATCAAGCAGCTGCGGGAGGAGACCGCGGCCGGGATGATGGACGTTAAGCGGGCTCTGGAGGAGTCCGGCGGGGACATCGAGGCGGCGCGCAGGGTGCTGCGGGAGCGCGGACAGGCCGCCGCCGAAAAGAAGAGCGGCCGTGAGGCCCACGAGGGCCTGATCGAGGCGTACGTGCACTTCAACGGCCGGGTCGGGGTGCTCGTCGAGGTCAACTGCGAGACGGATTTCGTGGCGCGCACGCCGGAGTTCAAGGAGTTCGCCCGCAACATCGCGATGCACATCGCTTCGATGAAGCCGCTGTGTGTCTCGGTCGACGACATCCCCGAGGAGGCGCTCTCGGAGGAGCGCGAGATCGTAGAGAAGCAGGTCGCCGAGATGGGCAAGCCGGAGAACATCGCGCGTCAGATCGTGGAGGGGCGCCTCAAGAAGTGGGCCTCCGAGCGGGCCCTGCTCACGCAGCCCTACGTCAAAGACCCCGGCAAGACGGTGGAGGACCTGCTCAAGGAGCAGGTGCAGAAGCTCGGGGAGAACATCGTGGTCCGGCGCTTCGTCCGGTACGAGCTCTAG
- the rimM gene encoding ribosome maturation factor RimM (Essential for efficient processing of 16S rRNA) — protein MHREPSDPVTIGRILAPHGVRGTVRVRAFGSGRHLREGVEPFVAERRRRILRSRSTPKGFLVDLDGVESREEASKLRGQEMLLDRTELDEPDEEEYYVGDLIGLEVVSGSGETIGMVTETFETPAHEVLVVHGRGGESYLPFTREHVTEVDLERGRILARPPEEA, from the coding sequence TTGCACCGGGAGCCCTCTGACCCGGTCACCATCGGCAGGATCCTGGCCCCGCACGGCGTGCGGGGTACCGTGCGCGTCAGGGCCTTCGGCTCGGGACGGCACCTGCGCGAGGGGGTCGAGCCGTTCGTGGCGGAGAGGAGACGCAGGATCCTGCGCAGCCGATCCACCCCGAAAGGATTCCTCGTGGACCTCGACGGCGTAGAGAGCCGCGAGGAGGCTTCTAAGCTGCGCGGACAGGAGATGTTGCTCGACCGCACGGAGCTGGACGAGCCCGACGAGGAGGAATACTACGTGGGAGACCTCATCGGACTCGAGGTCGTCTCCGGATCCGGGGAGACCATCGGGATGGTCACGGAGACCTTCGAGACCCCGGCGCACGAGGTGCTCGTCGTCCACGGCCGGGGTGGTGAGTCTTACCTTCCCTTCACCCGGGAACACGTAACCGAGGTGGACCTGGAGCGGGGAAGGATCCTCGCCCGGCCACCGGAAGAGGCGTAA
- a CDS encoding FliA/WhiG family RNA polymerase sigma factor gives MGIGGGHTLGRLWERYLARRNELARLSPDDPARLGLRRQVNRLKERLMVNYSPLVKYVTGRMPAGIKGTVETEELVSWGQVGLLDAIETFDPERQTKFETYAISKIRWAMLDEFRRQDWVPRRVRSQIKDAELVTSRLAQNLRRNPTELEVAGEMNLPLDEYRNLLGWYTRSRIYSLEARMEMSERLGGELHGMISDLGAADPQSEANRTDLRRHLAEAISELGEQERVVATFYFYEGLTLREIGRALSLSEGRISQILRQALIKLRSKLEENR, from the coding sequence TTGGGTATCGGAGGTGGTCATACTCTAGGACGTCTGTGGGAGCGCTACCTCGCTCGCCGCAACGAGCTTGCGAGGCTCTCGCCGGACGATCCTGCCCGCCTCGGCCTGCGGCGGCAGGTCAACCGGCTCAAGGAAAGGCTGATGGTCAACTACTCACCGCTCGTCAAGTACGTCACCGGCCGTATGCCCGCCGGGATAAAGGGAACGGTCGAGACCGAGGAGCTCGTCTCCTGGGGACAGGTGGGCCTCCTCGACGCCATAGAGACCTTCGACCCCGAGAGACAGACCAAGTTCGAGACGTACGCGATCTCGAAGATACGGTGGGCGATGCTCGACGAATTCCGGAGGCAGGACTGGGTCCCGAGGAGGGTGCGGTCCCAGATAAAGGACGCCGAGCTGGTTACCTCACGGCTGGCGCAGAACCTGCGCCGGAACCCGACCGAACTCGAGGTCGCCGGCGAGATGAACCTGCCTCTGGACGAGTACCGCAACCTGCTGGGGTGGTATACCAGATCGAGGATATACTCCCTCGAGGCCAGAATGGAGATGAGCGAGCGCCTCGGAGGCGAACTGCACGGCATGATCTCCGATCTCGGAGCCGCCGATCCCCAGTCGGAGGCGAACCGTACGGACCTCAGACGACACCTGGCCGAAGCGATAAGCGAGCTCGGCGAGCAGGAGCGGGTCGTCGCCACCTTCTACTTCTACGAAGGGCTCACCCTCCGGGAGATAGGCCGGGCCCTAAGCCTCTCCGAAGGGCGAATCTCTCAGATCCTCCGCCAGGCCCTCATCAAACTCAGATCCAAGCTGGAGGAGAACCGTTAG
- a CDS encoding YraN family protein — translation MSGGRDAGRLGEDLALRHLVQEGYELLARNYRTRRGEIDLIVRRGATLVFVEVKLRRGVGFGEPLESITPRKQERIRSAASHYLSGLPEDEFEEVRFDAIGVLVRGGRASVTHLKDAF, via the coding sequence ATGAGCGGCGGGCGGGATGCCGGACGGCTGGGGGAGGACCTTGCGCTCCGGCACCTCGTGCAGGAGGGTTACGAGCTCCTCGCCCGCAACTACAGGACGCGTCGGGGGGAGATAGACCTCATCGTCCGCCGCGGTGCGACCCTGGTCTTCGTCGAGGTCAAGCTGCGCCGGGGGGTGGGGTTCGGCGAACCCCTGGAATCCATCACCCCTCGCAAGCAGGAGAGGATACGCTCCGCGGCGAGCCACTACCTCTCCGGGTTGCCCGAAGACGAGTTCGAGGAGGTGCGCTTCGACGCCATCGGAGTACTAGTCCGAGGGGGGCGTGCGAGCGTAACCCATCTGAAGGACGCCTTCTAA
- the rplS gene encoding 50S ribosomal protein L19 yields MITSENIEPRTDFKPGDTIRVHYRVVEGNRERTQVFEGLCLARKGGGINETFLVRKTSFGVAVERIFPLHSPKIAKIEVVTRGDVRRAKLYYIREKVGKKARVKRAR; encoded by the coding sequence GTGATCACGAGCGAGAACATCGAGCCGCGCACCGACTTCAAGCCCGGCGACACCATTCGTGTTCACTACCGGGTCGTCGAGGGCAACCGTGAACGTACGCAGGTCTTCGAGGGTTTGTGTCTCGCGCGCAAGGGGGGCGGAATAAACGAGACCTTCCTCGTGAGGAAGACTTCCTTCGGCGTGGCGGTGGAGAGGATCTTCCCGCTCCACTCACCCAAGATCGCCAAGATAGAGGTCGTCACCCGCGGGGACGTCCGCCGGGCCAAGCTCTATTACATCCGGGAGAAGGTGGGGAAGAAGGCCCGGGTGAAGCGAGCCCGGTAA
- a CDS encoding YifB family Mg chelatase-like AAA ATPase — translation MAVCRARSLALVGVDAVPVEVEVDISSGLPGFSIVGLPDAAVQEARERVRVAISNAGYKFPARKVVVNLAPANLRKEGPTFDLPIALAILAASGVLQARVLEGCAIAGELSLDGGVRGIRGALSMAERAYEEGLPRLLLPARNAAEAACMGRVEVFGVESLREAVEFLEGGVRIEPAVPEADEGLGEEEGEDDFADVVGQDFAKRALEVTAAGGHNVLMCGPPGAGKTMLARRLPGILPPLTLQESIEVTKVYSAAGQTDGRLLRVRPFRSPHHTISTSGLAGGGSNPRPGEVSLAHHGVLFLDELPEFSRKTLEVLRQPLEDGRVTIARVAGTVSYPARVTLVCSMNPCPCGYAGDTHHECRCSAAQMERYRSRLSGPLLDRIDLFVNVPRPRRRELRGAPRAEGSARIRERVVAAREVQLRRQGVPNAALGGRRLRETCELDGEAEALFSAAIDRMGLSGRAHDRILRVARTVADLSGEARISVDHLAEALNYRRTSLVGA, via the coding sequence ATGGCTGTATGCCGGGCTCGGAGCCTGGCGCTGGTCGGCGTAGACGCGGTGCCCGTCGAGGTCGAGGTAGACATAAGCTCCGGTCTGCCGGGGTTTTCGATAGTCGGGCTGCCGGATGCGGCGGTTCAGGAAGCACGGGAGCGGGTGCGGGTTGCGATCTCCAACGCCGGCTACAAGTTTCCGGCGCGCAAGGTGGTGGTGAACCTCGCGCCGGCGAACCTCCGCAAGGAGGGGCCGACCTTCGACCTTCCGATCGCGCTGGCGATACTCGCCGCTTCGGGTGTGCTGCAGGCACGGGTGCTCGAGGGGTGTGCGATCGCCGGTGAGCTCTCGCTCGACGGTGGGGTGCGTGGGATCAGGGGGGCTCTCTCGATGGCGGAGAGGGCGTACGAAGAGGGTCTTCCGCGGCTGCTCCTCCCGGCGCGCAACGCCGCCGAGGCGGCTTGCATGGGACGGGTGGAGGTGTTCGGGGTGGAGAGCCTGCGGGAGGCGGTGGAGTTCCTGGAAGGCGGCGTGAGGATAGAGCCGGCCGTCCCCGAGGCGGATGAGGGGCTCGGGGAAGAGGAGGGGGAGGACGACTTCGCCGACGTCGTGGGACAGGATTTCGCCAAGCGGGCCCTCGAGGTGACCGCGGCGGGCGGACACAACGTGCTCATGTGTGGTCCCCCCGGGGCGGGCAAGACGATGCTCGCGCGGCGTTTGCCCGGCATCCTTCCTCCCCTCACGCTGCAGGAGAGCATCGAGGTCACCAAGGTCTACAGCGCCGCCGGGCAGACCGATGGACGCCTGCTCAGGGTAAGACCGTTCCGCTCTCCCCACCACACCATCTCCACGTCCGGGCTCGCCGGAGGGGGGAGCAATCCGCGCCCGGGGGAGGTCTCTCTCGCCCATCACGGGGTGCTGTTTCTGGACGAGTTGCCCGAGTTTTCCCGCAAGACGCTCGAGGTTCTGCGTCAGCCGCTGGAGGACGGGAGGGTTACGATCGCGCGGGTCGCCGGGACGGTGAGCTACCCGGCCCGGGTGACGCTCGTCTGCTCGATGAACCCCTGCCCGTGCGGCTACGCCGGGGATACGCACCACGAGTGCCGCTGCTCGGCGGCGCAGATGGAGCGTTACCGGAGCCGACTCTCGGGGCCTCTTCTGGACAGGATCGACCTGTTCGTCAACGTGCCGCGGCCCAGGAGGAGGGAGTTGCGCGGGGCACCCCGGGCGGAGGGGTCCGCACGGATCAGGGAGAGGGTGGTGGCGGCCCGGGAGGTTCAGCTCCGGCGCCAGGGGGTACCGAATGCGGCGCTCGGCGGGCGCAGGTTGCGCGAGACGTGCGAGCTCGACGGGGAAGCCGAGGCGCTCTTTTCGGCGGCGATCGACCGGATGGGCCTCTCCGGGAGGGCGCACGACAGGATCCTGCGCGTGGCGCGCACCGTGGCCGATCTGTCGGGGGAGGCGAGGATCTCGGTGGACCATCTGGCGGAAGCCCTCAACTACAGGAGGACGAGCCTTGTCGGGGCATGA
- the dprA gene encoding DNA-processing protein DprA → MSGHEKREAYLLLSLVQARAGASIVRGLGDADPRILLEEPLERLRERIELNEKTAGILEEIRHGFDAGEVVAALEEGGARVVTLADEGYPERLRRVPDPPPALFVRGREIPEAPSVAIVGSRKASAGALEAARELGEALAGRGVNVVSGLALGVDAAAHEGALEAPGTTVGVLGCGIDVVYPRKNRDLYRRVEEQGTILSEYFLGEPPLAWRFPARNRIIAGLADTVVVVEAPQRSGALITARHALDAGREVWAVPGPIGVPECRGSNRLISEGATPLWDVGEFVESVAPPSEEERRWHESLTENLWAVLPHREAAVLAGIGFTPCSVDQISRRSGVGLQEVVRVLPLLELKGYVRRDASGMLSRTGPVR, encoded by the coding sequence TTGTCGGGGCATGAGAAGAGAGAGGCCTACCTGCTGCTCTCCCTGGTGCAGGCTCGGGCGGGGGCGAGCATCGTGCGCGGCCTCGGGGACGCAGATCCTCGCATCCTCCTCGAGGAGCCGCTGGAGCGGCTGCGCGAGCGGATCGAGCTGAACGAGAAGACGGCCGGGATCCTCGAAGAGATCCGACACGGTTTCGACGCCGGGGAGGTCGTGGCGGCGCTCGAGGAGGGAGGAGCCCGGGTGGTGACCCTGGCCGACGAGGGGTATCCGGAGCGGTTGCGGCGGGTCCCGGATCCCCCGCCGGCGCTCTTCGTCCGCGGGAGGGAGATACCGGAGGCGCCGTCGGTCGCGATCGTCGGTTCGCGCAAGGCCTCGGCCGGTGCTTTGGAGGCGGCGAGGGAGCTGGGCGAGGCCCTCGCAGGACGGGGCGTGAACGTCGTCAGCGGGCTCGCCCTCGGCGTGGACGCCGCGGCCCACGAAGGGGCGCTGGAGGCCCCGGGGACGACCGTCGGCGTGCTCGGGTGCGGGATCGACGTGGTGTACCCGCGGAAGAACCGCGACCTCTACCGGAGGGTCGAGGAGCAGGGAACTATCCTCTCCGAGTACTTCCTCGGCGAGCCGCCGCTCGCCTGGAGGTTCCCGGCCCGCAACAGGATAATCGCGGGGCTCGCCGACACCGTCGTCGTCGTGGAGGCGCCCCAGAGGAGCGGAGCCCTCATCACCGCCCGGCATGCTCTTGACGCGGGGAGGGAAGTCTGGGCCGTGCCCGGCCCGATAGGCGTGCCCGAGTGTCGGGGGTCGAACCGTCTGATCTCCGAGGGCGCCACCCCACTCTGGGACGTCGGTGAGTTCGTCGAGTCGGTCGCGCCTCCCTCGGAGGAGGAGCGCAGGTGGCACGAATCGCTCACCGAAAATCTCTGGGCCGTTCTACCCCACAGGGAGGCCGCCGTCCTGGCCGGCATAGGCTTCACGCCGTGCAGCGTGGACCAGATCTCCCGCAGGAGCGGTGTGGGGTTGCAGGAAGTCGTGCGCGTCCTGCCGTTGTTGGAGCTCAAAGGTTATGTCCGCCGCGACGCGAGCGGGATGCTCTCCCGCACGGGACCCGTGAGATGA
- a CDS encoding ribonuclease HII, with translation MGRSPLYAFDAAWAGRRRAPLAGADEAGRGALAGPLVAAAVVLGRGTVENLADSKVLRPERREAAYREVLDRAEALSVVSVPAWWIDRHGIGAANRLALERAISLLEGSAGCYLADGNLRLRQGIESLPGADGRSAVVAAASIVAKVLRDAAMSRLAAEYPGYGFERNRGYGTPVHRLALAELGPCRVHRLSYAGVESL, from the coding sequence TTGGGGCGCTCGCCGCTCTACGCCTTCGACGCTGCGTGGGCCGGCCGGCGCCGCGCCCCGCTGGCCGGAGCGGACGAGGCGGGACGCGGCGCGCTGGCGGGTCCTCTGGTGGCCGCGGCCGTGGTCCTGGGAAGGGGAACGGTCGAGAACCTCGCAGATTCCAAGGTGCTCCGTCCGGAGCGCCGTGAGGCTGCTTACCGCGAGGTGCTGGACCGGGCCGAAGCACTCTCGGTGGTCTCCGTGCCGGCCTGGTGGATCGATCGCCACGGCATCGGAGCGGCGAACCGCCTGGCTCTCGAGCGCGCTATCTCTCTGCTCGAAGGGAGCGCCGGGTGCTACCTGGCCGACGGGAACCTGCGCCTCCGACAGGGGATAGAGAGCCTGCCCGGGGCCGACGGGCGCAGCGCGGTCGTCGCGGCAGCGAGCATAGTGGCCAAGGTACTGCGGGATGCGGCGATGTCCCGGCTCGCCGCGGAGTATCCCGGGTACGGATTCGAACGCAACCGCGGGTACGGAACGCCCGTACACCGTCTGGCGCTCGCCGAGCTCGGACCCTGCAGGGTGCACCGGTTGAGCTACGCCGGGGTGGAGAGCCTCTAG
- the trmD gene encoding tRNA (guanosine(37)-N1)-methyltransferase TrmD: MRSIDVFCVFPRAVEAAVRVGVVGRAIERGLVDFRAFDLRDFSADGRIDDMPFGGGPGMVIRVDIVARALEEVYGVPARELKEERRVVVTEAWGRRIDQGYVREILSDRRDLTIVCGRYGGIDERVSRVIADEVISLGEFVLSGGEIVAAALSDAVIRQMEGVLGNSESLVGESFSSGEDVMGPPQYTRPAEWDGERVPAVLLSGNHEKIRAWREREARLRAAGCSAVPRPEARREAAKGE, translated from the coding sequence ATGCGGAGCATCGACGTTTTCTGCGTGTTCCCCCGTGCCGTCGAGGCGGCCGTACGGGTCGGGGTCGTCGGGAGGGCGATAGAGCGCGGGCTGGTGGATTTCAGGGCCTTCGACCTGCGGGACTTCTCCGCCGACGGCAGGATAGACGACATGCCGTTCGGGGGAGGACCGGGGATGGTCATCCGGGTGGATATCGTGGCGCGGGCGCTCGAGGAGGTCTACGGCGTGCCGGCGAGAGAGCTCAAGGAGGAACGCCGGGTCGTCGTGACCGAGGCATGGGGGCGCAGGATCGACCAGGGTTACGTCCGTGAGATCTTATCCGACCGGCGTGATCTCACGATCGTCTGCGGCCGTTACGGAGGTATCGACGAGCGGGTGAGCCGGGTCATCGCAGATGAGGTGATCTCCCTCGGTGAGTTCGTCCTCTCGGGGGGGGAGATAGTCGCGGCCGCGCTCTCGGATGCGGTGATAAGGCAGATGGAGGGGGTGCTGGGGAACTCCGAGAGCCTCGTCGGTGAGTCCTTCTCTTCCGGAGAGGACGTGATGGGCCCGCCGCAGTACACCCGGCCCGCCGAGTGGGATGGAGAGAGGGTCCCCGCCGTGTTATTATCCGGAAATCACGAGAAGATCCGCGCCTGGCGCGAACGGGAGGCGCGTCTCAGAGCGGCCGGCTGCTCAGCCGTTCCCCGGCCGGAAGCCCGTCGAGAAGCTGCGAAAGGAGAGTAA
- the rpsB gene encoding 30S ribosomal protein S2, whose amino-acid sequence MENATQQKIGVRELLEAGVHFGHQAKRWNPKMKRYIFAERAGVHIIDLDQTLTLLDRALAFVRDVAAAGQDILFVGTKKQAQLTITEQALRCGQPYVAERYIGGMLTNFRTIRPRIEYFKQLAARVAETPEEERTSKEWFALEKEYQKLRRNFAGITEMERLPGALYVVDPKREELIVREANRLKIPVVALTDTNCDPDVIDYVIPGNDDAIRSINLITRLIADAILEGRGGEEIKDTDRPIPPAVEEAKAAEPQVPIGEEEGTEEAAPSSSGEEEPGDGEVGVSAGEGQPVESEEEEERG is encoded by the coding sequence TTGGAGAACGCGACCCAGCAGAAGATAGGCGTAAGGGAGCTGCTAGAGGCGGGGGTACACTTCGGGCACCAGGCCAAGCGGTGGAACCCGAAGATGAAGCGCTACATCTTCGCCGAGCGCGCGGGGGTACACATCATAGATCTCGACCAGACCCTGACGCTGCTCGACCGGGCGCTGGCCTTCGTCAGGGACGTGGCCGCCGCCGGGCAGGACATACTCTTCGTCGGGACGAAGAAGCAGGCGCAGCTCACGATCACCGAGCAGGCGCTGAGGTGTGGGCAGCCGTACGTCGCGGAGCGTTACATCGGCGGCATGCTCACCAACTTCCGCACGATCCGGCCGCGGATCGAGTACTTCAAGCAGCTTGCGGCCCGGGTGGCGGAGACGCCCGAGGAGGAGCGCACGAGCAAGGAGTGGTTCGCGCTCGAGAAGGAGTACCAGAAGCTGCGGCGCAACTTCGCCGGCATCACCGAGATGGAGCGTCTGCCCGGGGCGCTGTACGTCGTGGACCCCAAGCGGGAGGAGCTGATAGTCCGGGAGGCGAACCGGCTGAAGATACCGGTGGTCGCGCTCACCGACACCAATTGCGACCCGGACGTGATCGACTACGTGATCCCGGGCAACGACGACGCCATCCGTTCGATAAACCTGATCACGCGCCTCATCGCCGACGCCATACTCGAGGGGCGCGGTGGTGAGGAGATAAAGGATACGGACCGTCCGATACCGCCGGCGGTCGAGGAGGCGAAGGCGGCCGAGCCGCAGGTGCCCATCGGTGAAGAGGAGGGGACGGAAGAGGCTGCTCCTTCCTCTTCGGGGGAGGAGGAACCCGGAGATGGCGAGGTCGGCGTGTCCGCGGGCGAGGGACAGCCTGTAGAGTCGGAGGAAGAAGAGGAGAGAGGATAG
- the pyrH gene encoding UMP kinase, translating into MAGSVRKSEEEPAAASQPLGPIKRVVLKLSGESLAGNGGYGIAPAALDATATQVLEAVEAGAELAVVVGGGNIFRGSRVAEELGIESATADYMAMLGTVINALALQAALERRGVPTRVQSAIQIQEVAEAYIRRRAIRHLEKGRVVIFAAGTGNPFFTTDTGAALRALEIGADALLMAKNRVDGVYDRDPRVYPDAVRIPRLTYMDLLSKNLSVMDHTAATLCGGEQLPIIVFDILKPGNLRRILKGERVGSLVWKDGSGGESDV; encoded by the coding sequence ATGGCCGGGTCCGTGAGGAAGAGCGAGGAGGAGCCCGCCGCTGCCAGTCAGCCCCTCGGCCCCATAAAGCGGGTCGTACTCAAGCTCTCCGGCGAGAGCCTCGCCGGAAACGGCGGCTATGGCATCGCTCCCGCTGCGCTCGACGCCACCGCCACGCAGGTTCTGGAGGCCGTCGAAGCAGGAGCCGAGCTCGCGGTGGTCGTGGGCGGCGGGAACATCTTCCGCGGTTCGCGGGTCGCCGAGGAGCTCGGGATCGAGAGCGCCACCGCCGACTACATGGCGATGCTCGGGACCGTCATAAACGCCCTGGCGTTGCAGGCGGCGCTCGAGCGACGCGGGGTCCCCACGCGGGTGCAGTCGGCGATACAGATCCAGGAGGTCGCCGAAGCCTACATCCGCCGCAGGGCGATAAGGCATCTGGAGAAGGGACGGGTGGTGATCTTCGCCGCCGGGACCGGCAACCCCTTCTTCACGACCGACACGGGCGCCGCCCTGCGGGCGCTGGAGATCGGGGCGGATGCGTTGCTCATGGCCAAGAACCGGGTGGACGGGGTCTACGACCGGGACCCCAGGGTTTACCCGGACGCCGTGCGCATCCCGCGCCTGACGTACATGGATCTGCTCTCGAAGAACCTCTCGGTGATGGATCATACGGCGGCCACGCTGTGCGGTGGGGAGCAACTTCCGATCATCGTTTTCGATATACTGAAGCCCGGCAACTTGCGCCGCATACTCAAAGGCGAGCGCGTGGGCTCCCTGGTGTGGAAGGACGGGAGCGGAGGAGAGAGCGATGTCTGA